A window of Chthoniobacterales bacterium genomic DNA:
CGGGCTCGTATTGCCCTCGACCCCGGGCACGAAGAAGCACGATATCCTCGCTGTGCTCGACAACCTCAGCGCCGGCGGCAGCACGCACGGGAGCGAGGGCATCAAACTTGCCTACGAGACAGCGCGCAAAAACTTCCTCAAGGAGGGAACAAACCGCGTCATCCTTTGCACCGACGGCGATTTCAATGTGGGTGTGACCGACCAGAGCGAACTGCAAAAGCTCATCGAACGCGAGCGTGCGTCGGGCGTGTTTCTGTCCGTGCTCGGGTTCGGCACGGGCAATGTGAAAGACTCGACCATGGAGTTGCTCGCGGACAAAGGCAACGGCAACTACGCCTACATCGACTCGATCAACGAGGGCCGCAAGGTGCTCGTGGAGCAGATGGGCTCGACACTTTTCACCATCGCGAAAGACGTGAAGATCCAGGTGGAGTTCAATCCGGCGCGCGTGGCGGGATACCGTCTCATCGGCTACGAGAACCGGCTGCTCGCGAAGGAGGATTTTAACGACGACAAGAAAGACGCGGGCGAAATCGGCGCGGGACACACGGTGACCGCACTCTACGAAATCATCCCCGCGGGCCAGAAAATCCCCGGCGACCCATCGGTCGATCCGCTCAAATACCAAAAGCCCGAGCCTGTCGCGTCCGACGTGCCGGACTCCGGCGAACTCCTCACGGTCAAACTCCGCTACAAGCAACCGGATGGCGACAAGAGCCAACTCATCGCAGTGCCGCTACCTGCACCCGAACAAGTGAGAGCCTTCGACCAAGCCTCAACAGATTTCCGCTTCGCCGCCGCCGTGGCCGCCTTTGGCATGAAGCTGCGCGGCTCGCCCGATGCAGGAACCATCACATGGGACGAGATCCTGAAAATTGCGCGCGGCGCGCTCGGTGACGACCCCGGCAGCTATCGCGCCGAGTTCCTAACACTCGTGGAAAGCGCGAAGAAACTCTCCCCAGCGACTTCGAACAAGGAATAGACGCAAGCGAGCCTCTCCTTGTTGCGTGCCCGCGTTGAGGCCGCTTCGGATGGCCATCCCGAATAAGCTTTCACACAACGACGTCAATCTATGGTGCGTTTCGCAAGTGGATGACGTTGCACGGGTGAAATCCTCGGGACCAAAAGATTCGTCCTAAGAAAAAGGGCAGCCGGGCGTTGTTCTCTTGGAAGGCGGAAAGAACCGCTTTCATCAAAACAACCAACCCATGAAAAAAAATCTCGCTTTGCTGTTTCTGTGCCCGGCCGCCCTGTGGGCGAATCCGGGATTGACCATATACAACCAAGGCTTCGCCGCCGTGCGGGACTCGGTGGCACTGGACTTGAAGAAGGGCACAAACAGCATCGTTTATGACGGAGCCACCCTTCTGCTCGAACCCGATTCCGTGATCCTGCGGGGGAAGGCCGGCACGCCGCTGAACATTCTGGAGCAAAACTACCGGAATGATCCTGTCACCCAGAGACTGCTGCTTTCATTGTTCGAGGGGCAGGAATTGGACTTCATTGTCCGCGAAAACGAAAAACCCGATCGCGTGGTTCGGGGGAAGGTAATCCGATCGGGGTCCGGTGAGGGTGCGAGTTACTCTTACCGTGGCGACACAATCGCGCCGGTAGGCCCGAGCCAGCCGATTGTCGAGGTGGATGGCAAGGTCAGGTTCAGTCTCCCGGGGGAGCCTGTTTTCCCTTCGTTGGGCGACGACACGATCTTGAAGCCAAAGCTGGCTTGGCAGATCGAGGCAACAAAGCCGCAGCAGCTCGAGGCCGAGCTTGGCTATGTCACAGGTGGTCTGGCTTGGGAAGCGAGCTACAACATCGTTGCGCCGGAAAAAGGCAATGTGGTTGATGTGATCGGCTGGGTGACCATGCAGAACAACTGCGGTCGCGATTTCGCCGATGCCAGCATCAAACTTCTCGCCGGCGATGTGAACCGCGTCGGGCCTCAGTATGACACGCGCGAATGGAACCGACCTCGCATGATGGCAATGCAGATGGCCATGCAGGATCCGCAATATGTGAAGGAAAAGACATTCGACGAATACCATCTCTATACGCTCGAGCGGCCCGTGACGTTGAGGAACATGGAAACAAAGCAAGTGGAATTTGTCCGGGCCACGGGCGTCCAAACCGAGACGGTCTACATCTATGACGGCGTGATGACCGATTGGGACCGCTACAGAGGACACGGCAGCGCAAACCTGAGCGACAACGATGAACTGGGCGTTCAAAGTTCCACGACCGTCAAGGTCTTGCGCGAGTTCATGAACTCGCAGAAAAACAACCTCGGGGTCCCGTTACCCCGGGGAAAAATCCGCTTCTACCGGGCCGACGGCAGCAACCTCGAATTCACCGGCGAAAATCTCATAGGCCACACCCCGAAGGACGAACTGGTCAAAGTTTATACAGGCGAGGCTTTTGACATAACGGGCGAGCGGAAGCGCACGGACTTCAACGTGGATAGTGCCAACCACCATATCAGCGAGAGTTTCGAGATTGTGCTGCATAACCACAAAAAGGAACCGGTCAATGTGCGCGTGGTTGAGCACCTCTACCGTTGGCACAACTGGGACATCACGCAGAAGAACGCCGATTTCATCAAGATCGACCCGGGGCAAATCCAATTCCGCGTGGATGTTCCAGCAGAAGGCGAGAGGAAGTTGAACTACACGGTGGTTTACACATGGTAATTAAACCCTGCATTCGCACCGCCCTCTGCAGCTTGGCCGTTTCCACTGTCCTGATGGGGGCGGCCGCAGCATCGGAGGCAACCGGCATCAAAACGGATGCCGATCGTCCCCAAAACGTAGCAGACCAAAGCTCGGAACAATTACGATTCGGTCACGTCTTCCTAGCAAACGAAACCGGCAGAACTGTGCAATTTCCGAGAAGTGCGCATGGTTTGAGTCTGGTATGCGAGGCACTGGCTGCGGACGGACAATGGCACACGGTCGCCACCCTTGAAGCCCCATTGGCAACATCGAAGCCCGCATCGCTCCATCAAGGCGAAATCTGGCAATTCATTGTTCCGCTGCCTCAAGGACCGCTACACACCAAAGTGCGCTTTGTCACCAAAGGAATCGGCGCAACATTTTGCTCCGCACTGTTCGATGCGACTATCGACCCCTCCCTCTTCGACCGACCGTCAAGGAGCAGTTGCTACTTGGCGCGGTTACGGGTGCAACCCAACCAAAAAGCCACAAAAGCAACTCTTGCCCGAAAGTGAATTGCTCCTACCCATGTAGAAACCTTATTTGACCACCTCCTGCATGTGTGATGCGATCCGCCAACTTCCCCCTTGCCCTGCGGGCGCTTTCGGCTATGCTCCTCCGTTCCTGATATGACCAAGACAGCAGCAAGCAGCGTGGCGCTGCATGACAAAGACACCGGAAGCGCGGATGTGCAGATCGCGCGTCTGACCGAGCGCATCAATCTTTTGACCGAGCATCTGAAGGGGCACGCCAAGGACCATTCCTCGCGTCGCGGACTTCTGAAAATGGTGGCCCGCCGCCGCAGCCTTCTGGATTATCTGAAGGACACGGCCAGCGAGCGCTACGCCAAGCTCATCGACAGCCTCAATCTTCGCAAATAGCCGGCGCCTTCGCGCCGGTTATCTGCATGAACCAAAAGAAACGTCCGACCCCGCCCATCATGCCGCAGCCTGGGATCCAGGCCTCCATGTCCGGAGCCTTGTATCCTGTGCTTTGGGATGATGCGGGGCAGGCGGTTCGACCAACCAACAACCCGTAACACACCATATGTCACATACCATCGTCTCGGGCCAAATCGGCCAGAATGAGATAACGTTCGAAACCGGCAAAATCGCCAAACTCGCCGACGGGGCCGTCATGGTCCGCACCGGCGAGACCATCATCCTCGCCAGCGCAGTCTCCGCGACCAAACTCCGCGAGGGGCAGGACTTCTTCCCGCTCACCGTCGATTACAAGGAAAAGGCCGCGGCAGCGGGCAAATTCCCCGGCGGATACTTCAAACGCGAGGGACGTCCGACCGAAAAAGAAACCCTCACCGCGCGCATGACCGACCGTCCGCTGCGCCCGTTGTTCCCGAAGGATTATTTCTTCGAAACGCAGATCATCAGCCTTCTGCTCAGCGCGGACGGCGAGAATGACGCGGACATCCTGAGCATCAACGGCGCATCCGCCGCGCTCACCGTTTCCGACATTCCGTTCAACGGCCCGATCGGCGCGGTGCGCATCGGACGCGTCAACGGCCAGTTCGTCATCAACCCGACGCACGCGCAGCGCGAGCAGAGCGACCTCGACCTTGTCTATGTCGGCAAGGAAAACGAAGTCATCATGATCGAAGGCGCCTGCGACGAATTGCCCGAGGCCGACTTCAAAGCGGCCCTCGATTTTGCACAGGAGCCCGTCAAAAAGCTCATCGCCATGCAGCGCGAACTCGCGCAAAAAGGCGGCAAGCCCAAGCGCGACTACGCGCCGCTCAAGGTCGATGATGCGTTGCTCGAAATCGCCTACAGCGTGGCAGGCGACCGCATCGAGGCCGCTCTTTACACCAGCGGCAAAGTCAATCGCGCCAAAGCCGTCGATGCCCTGCGCAAGGAAGTCGAGGCCGCGATCAAAGAAAAATTCCCCGAAGCCACGCCGTTCGCCATCGGGCAGGCCTTCGATTACCTGCAGAAGAAAGCCTTCCGCATCAGCATCCTCGACCGCAAACAGCGCTGCGACGGACGCGGATTGCACGACCTCCGTCCACTCACGGCCGAAGTCGGGATGCTCCCGCGCGCCCACGGCTCCGCGCTCTTCGCCCGCGGCGAGACGCAGGCCATGGCCCTGGCGACCCTCGCGCCGGCCGACGAAGCGCAGAATCTCGACAACTACACCGGAGGCGACGCGATCAAGCGCTTCATCCTGCACTACAACTTCCCGCCGTTCAGCGTGGGTGAAACGGGACGCTTCGGCGGCATGAACCGCCGCGAAATCGGACACGGCGCGCTCGCCGAGCGTTCCGTCCTGCCGGTCATTCCGCCGGAAAACGAATTCCCCTACGCCATCCGCGTGACCAGCGAAGTGATGGAGTCCAACGGCTCGACATCCATGGCCAGCGTTTGCTCCGGCGTGCTCGCACTCATGGACGCCGGCGTGCCGATCAAGCGACCCGTGGCCGGCATTTCCGTCGGCCTCGTGACCGAGTTCGATGACAGCGGCGCGATGAAGCGCCACACCACGCTCACCGACATCCTCGGCTCCGAGGACCACTTCGGCGACATGGACTTCAAACTCTGCGGCACGGAAAAAGGCGTCACCGGCTTCCAACTCGACCTCAAACTTCCGGGCCTCAGCCTCGATATCCTCAAGAAGGCGATCGACGAAGCCACCGAAGCCCGCGGCAAAATCCTGCAGGTCATGAACGCGTCGCTCGCTTCGCATCGCACCGAAATGAGCCCGTATGCCCCGCGCATCGAAACGCTCAAGATCCCCGTCGACAAGATCGGTCTTCTCATCGGTCCCGGCGGCAAGACGATCAAGGGAATCGTTGCGGAGACCGGCGCCGAGATCAACATCGAGGACGACGGTTCGGTCCACATTTACTCGAGCAATGGCGACAGCCTGCGCCGCGCCAAGGAAATCATCTCCGGCATGACCAAGGAAATCGAAGTCGGCGAGACCTACCAGGGCACGGTCGTCACGATCAAAGACTTCGGCTGCTTCGTCGAGGTCCTGCCCGGCAAGGACGGCCTCGTTCATATCTCCGAATTGGCCGACTTCCGCGTGAACAAAGTCGAGGACGTCGTCAAAGTCGGCGACTCGATCTGGGTCAAATGCATCGGCGTGGACGACCGCGGCAAAGTCAAACTCAGCCGCAAAGCGGCGATGAAAGATCGCGACAACGGCGCAGTGCCGGCCGACGCGTAATTCCCGTTTGCAGCGGCGCCGCCCACGGCGCTCGCGGTTCAATTCACCAAGGGCGTTCCGCAAGGAACGCCCTTTTTGCTTTCTTCCGTCCAGATGTTGGGGCATTGCTTCGGGGTTCCCCCGGACGCACACGCCATGCCAGACAAGACGCCAGCGCCGGAAAAGAAACGACACGCTCTCGAGACCGAGGTCATCTGGGCGGTCATCGGTCTTTATTTGTTCATCGCCGGCGTCCTTCTGCTCATCCACCACCTTCAACCCGCCGGACAGGAGACCCAGACCTCCTCCCCGTCGCCAAGCCACGCATCGCATTACGGTGTTCCCGGGGGCGAGCCCCACGCTGTGCGTCCGGAAGAACCGACCCGGCCATGATTACCGCGTTTTTCAAGGACGGCGAAACATTCCGTTTCATCCGCGAAGTGCAGACGGTCGAGGAACTGCACGAGGCCATGTGGATCGATGTTCTGCGCCCCACGCCGGAGGAAAAAGACATCCTGCGTTCGGCCCTCGGCATCGAACTCACCCTCCAGCACCCGACGATCTACCACGAGGATGACACGCTGTTCATGACGATGGGGTTGGTCAGCAAGGACGAGGAGAACAACACGCGCGTCAACAAGCTCACATTCATTCTGCACGAAGAGTGCGTTGTCACGTTGCACGAGATCGAGCTGATGCCGGTGGCTGTTTTCGCCCAACGCATTCGCCGCAAAGCCCATCTTTATGGGACACCTCAGAAAATCCTCTGGGGCCTGCTTTTCTCGCTCAGCGAAACGGTCGCCGACCGCGTCGAGGCCGTCGGCACGGACCTCGAGCAATTGTCGCACAATATTGCCGAGATGCCGACCGAACTGGGGACCGGAAAGACCGGCACCATGACGGAAATCAGCGAACTCCTCGCCGAGCTGTCGCGCTACGAGGACTTCATTTCCCAGAGCGGCGAGAGCGTCCTCCAGCTTGCGCGCGTTGTCCGTTACTTCAACGCGGAGGTGGACGGATTCGCCGAGGCCGAGTTGCAGGCCCGCGTGAACGAACTGGCGGCCGACGTCGCCGGCATCAAGGACCACCTCGCTTTCGAACACGACAAAGTCCGCTATCTGCAGCAGGCATCGATGGGCATCCTCAACATGCAGCAGAACCAGATCGTCAAAGTCTTCACCATCCTCACCGCCGTGTTCCTCCCGCCCACGCTGGTCGGCACGATGTATGGCATGAACTTCGCCTACATGCCGGAGCTGTCATGGAAGTGGGGATTCCCCGTGACCATCCTGCTCACTTTCCTCTCGGCCATCCTCCCGCTTATCTACATCAAGAAAAAGCGCTGGCTGCGCTGATCACTCGTGGCGAGGGAGAAAAAACAGCGCATCGCCACGGAAGCCGCGCCGGAGCTGCGGACAAACCCCTTTGCCTCCCTCGATCTCGGACCGCTCCGTGATGCGCCGGCCGAATCTGCAACGCGCCCCGCACCGAAAAAGGAGCCGAAAGAGCGCCTGCTACTGCGTCGCGAAACCGCGCACCGCGGCGGCAAAACAGTCCTTGTACTCGAAGCATTTTCCCCTGCTTGGAGCACGGCGAAACTCGAAGACCTGCTCCACGACCTCAAAACAGCCCTCGGCTGCGGCGGAAAAACCTTCGGGCGCAAAATCGAAATCCAAGGCGACCAACCCGACCGGCTTCAACCGCTGCTCGAAGCCCGTGGATTCACCGTCAAACGCGGCTGGTGAGACAAACGTATTCGCTCAGGCATCCTTGCGGTCGCCGGCATCTTCCGCCGAATCCGGCAGAAGCTTCGCATGCACGGACAGCACACGCCGGTCGTCCGCCTGCCGCACCGTGAATTCATAGCCGTCAAAAACGATATTTTCGCCCTTCGCGGGAAGGTGTCCGAGTTCGTGCGTGATGTAGCCGCCGATCGTGCTGACCTCGGCACTCTCGACCTTGATGCCGAGAAGATCCCCGAGTTCATGCAGCGCCATCCCGCCATCGAGCAGGAATTCCCCTTCCCCGACTTTGCGATACTCCGCTTCGTCGGAGTCGAACTCGTCCTGGATTTCACCCACCAACTCCGCCAACACGTTGTCCAGCGTGACGATACCGACCGCCCCGCCGTATTCATCCACCGCCAGCGCGAGGTGCGCGCCCTTTCCGAGGAAAACCTTGAGCAATCTTTCCAAGGGCATCAGCTCGGGCACGTGGACAAGCTCGCGCTTGATCGACATCAGGTCGGAACGCTCCTCGTGCACCATCGCAATCAGGTCCTTGATGTGGATCAAGCCGACGGCTTTGTCCAGATGGCCGCGGCAAAGCGGGAACCTTGTGTGCCGCGACGTCATCGCGGTGCCGAGGTTGGCGTCGAAGCTCTCGTCCAGATCGAGAAAGACCACCTCGCCGCGCGGCGTCATGATGTCGCGCACCACGCGCTTCCGCATATCGAGAGCGTTGATGAGGATTTCCCTCCCAAGTTCGCTCACGGGCGCGTCCTCGCCCTCCACGCCCGTCTCGAGAATGGAACGCAGCTCCTCGGCCGTGTGGACCGTTTCGTGGCCCGACGCGGGCTTGAGACGGAACACCACGCGCAGCAGCCAGCCCGAGGAGAAGTTTATGACATGGATGAACGGACGGAAGATGGCGTAGAAAAAACGCATCGGCCACGCGCAGAGCAGGAGGATCTGGCGCGCCCGGCGAATGGCGAGAATCTTCGGGGCCTGCTCGCCCACGACAATATGAAGGAACGTGATGATACCGAACGCAAGGGCGAACGAGAGCGCCGCGAGGAGGTCCGGACGGCTGACGCCCAGCGATCCGAGGACGGGCGCCAACAACCGAGCCACGAACGGTTCGCCGGACCATCCGAGGCCGAGGCTCGTGAGGGTGATGCCTAGTTGTGCCGCCGAGAGGTAGGCCTCCATGTGTCGCAGGATCTCGCGCGCAGCCCGGGCACGGCGACGTCCGGGCAGCGACTCCGCGTCCAGCTGTGATGCGCGCACCTTGACGACGGCGAACTCGAAAGCGACGAAGAAGGCGTTGAGCGCGACCAGAATCGCAACGGCAAGAAGTTGGAACAATACCGTGTCAGGCTCGGCACGCTGCGCCGATGCTGATATCGGAAAAGTGGAATCCATGGGAAGGCGACAAGTGACGGGGGGTAATGTCCAGCGGCGCCCGCCTCAGGCCGCTTGAACATCTGCGGCACCGGAGCGGCGCCGCGCGCAACTCCTTACCAGCTTGCTTTTGTGACACCCGGGATGAGCCCGGCGCAGGCGAGTTCGCGGAAAGTCAGTCGGGACATCTGGAACTCGCGGATGAAGGCACGCTTGCGGCCGGAAACGCGGCAGCGGTTGGACAGACGGACGGGGCTGGCGTTGCGCGGCAGTTGCGAAAGGGCGAGGTAGTCACCCTTGGCTTTCAGTTCGGCACGCAGCTTCGCGTATTTCTCTACGGTTTGCCGCTTGCGCTTTTCGCGCTCTTTCCAGGAAGTCTTGGCCATGTTGGTAATTGATGAACTGTTCATAATGGGCATCCCATCGAGCCTTTGCAAGCCAGTTTTGGAAAAAGAGCCAAAATCCCGATTGCACGCTCGAAAGAATTGACACCACCGGGGGGAGCGACAATGCTACCAACTCTGTCGCTGGCGGGCCCATCATCGCCACGGCCCTAATGGAAAAGAAGTAACCCCGCCATGAACGAGCCCAAAAAGGAAACAGTCAGAATCGTCCTCCCGCCCCGGCGCGACGGCAAGCCATCAGCAGCCAATCCCCGCGAAGCCGCGATGATCAACCTTCCACCCAAACCCCTTCCCACTGCTGCCGGCGCTCCTCCGAGCATGCCCGCACCGCCCAAGCCACCGGGCATTCCGCTGCCGCCAAAACCAGCCGCCATCGGTGCACCGGTTGCTCCCAAGCCTCCGCTTCCAGCATCGCTTGGCACAACGCCGCCAGCAACCGCCGCAACTCCCAAGCCTCCTGTTGCCGCCCCTGTTGCTCCCAAGCCCGCTGCACCAACCGCCATGCCCGCGGTGCCCAAACCTCCCGGCGCCCAACCGGTTCCCACGCCTTCGGGAGCGGCCTCGAAACCTCCGATTCCCGCTCAGCCGGCCGCTGCAAAACCTCCTGCTCCGCCGGCTCCTGGGGCTGTTGCTGCTCCGAAGCCGCCTGTCCCTGCGCCGCCCGTTGGCGCACCGAAACCGCCCGCTCCAGCCATCGCACCCGCCGCTGCCGGCCCCGTGGTTCCCAAACCGCCCGGCGCCGTTGCCGCACCTCCGGCTCCCTTGAAGCCGGGCGCCCCGGTCCCCGCAGCAGCTCCGGCGATCTTGAAACCCGCGGCCGCACCTCCGCCAGCTGCGGCGGAAGCCAAAAAGAGCACCGCCAAGGTGGAAGCCATTCCGCCCGCGCGTCCGACGCCGCAAGCCACGGTCAAAATCGGCACAGCGAGCGCGGCGGCAACACCCGCTCCAGCCATAAAGACCGAGGCAAAAATCGAAGCCCTACCCTCGGTTGCGGCTCCCGACCAACTTACCGGCATTCTCGCAATCGCTGCCGTGGTGATGGCACTCGCCGCCCTCGGTATGCAAGTGTGGATGTTCCTCTGAAACAAATCCAAACAAACAAACCCACAAACATGGCCAGCGCCAACGTCCTGCAACTCGACGACAGCAACTTCGACAAGGAAATCAACAAAGGAGCAGCTCCCGTCCTCGTGGATTTCTGGGCCCCGTGGTGCGGCCCCTGCCGCATGATCGCGCCGGTGCTCGACAAAATCGCCGATGCCACCGTCGGCCAAGCCTACGTGGCCAAGGTCAACGTCGATGAAGCCCCCGGCGTCGCCAGCCGCTTCCGCGTCTCGTCCATTCCCACCCTGCTCTTCTTCAAAAACGGCGAGGTGCACGAACAGGTCGTCGGGCTTCAAGGCGAAGCCGACCTCATGGCGCGGCTCAAAGCCCTGATGTAGTTCATGGCCGAGCGATGACAGTTGAGGGAAAATCCAGCCCTCATAAGCGGGATCTCCCAAACCTCAGCCTTCAACCTGCCTCCTCTCGGGCCCTCCCCGCGGCACTCGCCCGGGAAACCGCGCATCTCGCACGCGACACCAACCTGTTCCTCGGCACCTCCTCATGGAAATACGAGGGCTGGCTCGGGCAGATCTACGACGAGCAGCGCTACATCGCGCGCGGAAAGCTCTCGCACAAACGCTTCGAGACGGGATGTCTTGAAGAATACGCCGAAATCTTCCCCACCGTCTGCGTCGATGCCGGCTACTACCGCTTCCCCTCGGAAAAATACCTCGCGAATCTCTGCGCGCAGGTGCCGGACAACTTCCGCCTGTCGTTCAAAGTCACCGACGAGATCACGGTGAAAAAATTCCCGAAGCTCGAGCGCTTCGGCGACCGCGCGGGCACGGACAACCGGCATTTCCTCGACGCCGGGCTCTTCGTCGACGCGTTTCTCGGTCCGCTTTCACCCCATCGAAAAAAGACCGGTGTCCTCATCTTCGAGTTCTCCGCGTTTTATCCGGCCCACTTTGCACGGCTGCGCGACTTCATTGTCTTGCTCGACGAATTTCTCGGACGCCTCCCCGCCAACTGGCAATACGGCGTCGAGGTGCGCAACGCCAAACTGCTGCGTCCGGAATATTTCGATGTCCTTCGCACGCACAACGTCACGCATGTCTTCAACAGTTGGACGCGCATGCCGCCCGTCGAGGAACAGATGGCAATACCCGGGGCCTTCACAACAGACTTTTTCACCGCGCGATTTCTCCTGAGACCCGGGCGTGCTTACGAACAGGCGGTCAAAGAATTCCAGCCTTACGCCGAGACGAAAGAAACGAACAAAGAAGCCCGTGCCGCCCTGCGCTCGCTCATCCAACGCAGCGTCGCGGCACCGACCGCGTGTCCTTCCTACGCCTTTGTGAACAACCGGCTCGAAGGCAATTCGCCCAACACCATCGCCGCCGCGCTAGACATCAAGTTGTAGCGGGCTCGTCCTCGTCGCCGGCCGTTTTGGAAATTCGTCACTACATTTTCGGGAGCAAAAACCTCAACGCGACCGGCAGGCGTCTGGCCCAAGCCTTCTCGTTGTGCCCGTCACCCTCACCCGGATTCCACAAGAAATCCCCGCCTTCGACATACCCCTGTTTGAGCAACGCCTCGCGGACGGCCAATGCGTCCTGCCAGTAGTCGCCCGTCAGATTGCCTGTTTCTTCCGTTCCCATGTCCATGTAGATGCGCAGGCTGTCCTTCTTGGACCCGGCCTTGACCGCTTCGGTGAAATTCGGACTCGTCCAAAACGCGGGCGAAAAAACGCCGACCGAGCCGAAAGCATCCGTGTTCAGCCCGAGCCACAGCGAAACAAGTCCGCCCATCGAAGAACCGGCAACGGCGGTGTTTTCTTTTTCCGGCAGCGTGCGGTATTTCCCATCGATCGCCGGCTTCACTTTATTGAGAAAAAACTTGGCGTAGCGATCGCAGATTCCGTTGCCGCGCGAAGCATCCCGCGGATTCACATCGGAAGGAGGTTGGTATTCCGTGATGCGCGCGTTCCCCGCATCTGCCTCGTTGTTCGGCACAGCCACAATGATCGCCTCGCGCAGTCG
This region includes:
- a CDS encoding VWA domain-containing protein codes for the protein MFTNMTITVTNICITDTFVSEEAQQAPSPRSDALIAGADPSSPRVMRQRALKPEIAQQAALQSKVEQVRDRSAEWNTEGYNAIKENAFLDAKQNPLSTFSIDVDTASYSNVRRFLREGATPPAGAIRTEELINYFTYNYPQPTDSAPFSVNLELATAPWDTKRELVRIGIKGKALPPSERVPANLVFLVDVSGSMDEANKLPLLQRSLRALVENLADNDRVAIVVYAGSSGLVLPSTPGTKKHDILAVLDNLSAGGSTHGSEGIKLAYETARKNFLKEGTNRVILCTDGDFNVGVTDQSELQKLIERERASGVFLSVLGFGTGNVKDSTMELLADKGNGNYAYIDSINEGRKVLVEQMGSTLFTIAKDVKIQVEFNPARVAGYRLIGYENRLLAKEDFNDDKKDAGEIGAGHTVTALYEIIPAGQKIPGDPSVDPLKYQKPEPVASDVPDSGELLTVKLRYKQPDGDKSQLIAVPLPAPEQVRAFDQASTDFRFAAAVAAFGMKLRGSPDAGTITWDEILKIARGALGDDPGSYRAEFLTLVESAKKLSPATSNKE
- the rpsO gene encoding 30S ribosomal protein S15, coding for MTKTAASSVALHDKDTGSADVQIARLTERINLLTEHLKGHAKDHSSRRGLLKMVARRRSLLDYLKDTASERYAKLIDSLNLRK
- a CDS encoding polyribonucleotide nucleotidyltransferase, with the protein product MSHTIVSGQIGQNEITFETGKIAKLADGAVMVRTGETIILASAVSATKLREGQDFFPLTVDYKEKAAAAGKFPGGYFKREGRPTEKETLTARMTDRPLRPLFPKDYFFETQIISLLLSADGENDADILSINGASAALTVSDIPFNGPIGAVRIGRVNGQFVINPTHAQREQSDLDLVYVGKENEVIMIEGACDELPEADFKAALDFAQEPVKKLIAMQRELAQKGGKPKRDYAPLKVDDALLEIAYSVAGDRIEAALYTSGKVNRAKAVDALRKEVEAAIKEKFPEATPFAIGQAFDYLQKKAFRISILDRKQRCDGRGLHDLRPLTAEVGMLPRAHGSALFARGETQAMALATLAPADEAQNLDNYTGGDAIKRFILHYNFPPFSVGETGRFGGMNRREIGHGALAERSVLPVIPPENEFPYAIRVTSEVMESNGSTSMASVCSGVLALMDAGVPIKRPVAGISVGLVTEFDDSGAMKRHTTLTDILGSEDHFGDMDFKLCGTEKGVTGFQLDLKLPGLSLDILKKAIDEATEARGKILQVMNASLASHRTEMSPYAPRIETLKIPVDKIGLLIGPGGKTIKGIVAETGAEINIEDDGSVHIYSSNGDSLRRAKEIISGMTKEIEVGETYQGTVVTIKDFGCFVEVLPGKDGLVHISELADFRVNKVEDVVKVGDSIWVKCIGVDDRGKVKLSRKAAMKDRDNGAVPADA
- a CDS encoding magnesium transporter CorA is translated as MITAFFKDGETFRFIREVQTVEELHEAMWIDVLRPTPEEKDILRSALGIELTLQHPTIYHEDDTLFMTMGLVSKDEENNTRVNKLTFILHEECVVTLHEIELMPVAVFAQRIRRKAHLYGTPQKILWGLLFSLSETVADRVEAVGTDLEQLSHNIAEMPTELGTGKTGTMTEISELLAELSRYEDFISQSGESVLQLARVVRYFNAEVDGFAEAELQARVNELAADVAGIKDHLAFEHDKVRYLQQASMGILNMQQNQIVKVFTILTAVFLPPTLVGTMYGMNFAYMPELSWKWGFPVTILLTFLSAILPLIYIKKKRWLR
- a CDS encoding translation initiation factor; protein product: MATEAAPELRTNPFASLDLGPLRDAPAESATRPAPKKEPKERLLLRRETAHRGGKTVLVLEAFSPAWSTAKLEDLLHDLKTALGCGGKTFGRKIEIQGDQPDRLQPLLEARGFTVKRGW
- a CDS encoding HlyC/CorC family transporter; translation: MDSTFPISASAQRAEPDTVLFQLLAVAILVALNAFFVAFEFAVVKVRASQLDAESLPGRRRARAAREILRHMEAYLSAAQLGITLTSLGLGWSGEPFVARLLAPVLGSLGVSRPDLLAALSFALAFGIITFLHIVVGEQAPKILAIRRARQILLLCAWPMRFFYAIFRPFIHVINFSSGWLLRVVFRLKPASGHETVHTAEELRSILETGVEGEDAPVSELGREILINALDMRKRVVRDIMTPRGEVVFLDLDESFDANLGTAMTSRHTRFPLCRGHLDKAVGLIHIKDLIAMVHEERSDLMSIKRELVHVPELMPLERLLKVFLGKGAHLALAVDEYGGAVGIVTLDNVLAELVGEIQDEFDSDEAEYRKVGEGEFLLDGGMALHELGDLLGIKVESAEVSTIGGYITHELGHLPAKGENIVFDGYEFTVRQADDRRVLSVHAKLLPDSAEDAGDRKDA
- the rpsN gene encoding 30S ribosomal protein S14 yields the protein MAKTSWKEREKRKRQTVEKYAKLRAELKAKGDYLALSQLPRNASPVRLSNRCRVSGRKRAFIREFQMSRLTFRELACAGLIPGVTKASW
- the trxA gene encoding thioredoxin, coding for MASANVLQLDDSNFDKEINKGAAPVLVDFWAPWCGPCRMIAPVLDKIADATVGQAYVAKVNVDEAPGVASRFRVSSIPTLLFFKNGEVHEQVVGLQGEADLMARLKALM
- a CDS encoding DUF72 domain-containing protein → MTVEGKSSPHKRDLPNLSLQPASSRALPAALARETAHLARDTNLFLGTSSWKYEGWLGQIYDEQRYIARGKLSHKRFETGCLEEYAEIFPTVCVDAGYYRFPSEKYLANLCAQVPDNFRLSFKVTDEITVKKFPKLERFGDRAGTDNRHFLDAGLFVDAFLGPLSPHRKKTGVLIFEFSAFYPAHFARLRDFIVLLDEFLGRLPANWQYGVEVRNAKLLRPEYFDVLRTHNVTHVFNSWTRMPPVEEQMAIPGAFTTDFFTARFLLRPGRAYEQAVKEFQPYAETKETNKEARAALRSLIQRSVAAPTACPSYAFVNNRLEGNSPNTIAAALDIKL